One part of the Georgfuchsia toluolica genome encodes these proteins:
- a CDS encoding DUF2249 domain-containing protein yields the protein MKTHLHLSPDAIYPFDARGIAKRFRHAAIFGALDALRGGETMRFVNDHDPLPLLDQLQQHYGEKVVIRYQQREPGPIVIDFVKQ from the coding sequence ATGAAAACCCACCTTCACCTGTCCCCCGACGCCATTTACCCTTTCGATGCCCGCGGCATCGCCAAGCGCTTTCGGCACGCCGCGATCTTCGGTGCCCTCGACGCCTTGCGCGGAGGCGAGACGATGCGTTTCGTCAATGACCACGATCCACTTCCATTGCTCGATCAGTTGCAGCAGCACTATGGCGAGAAAGTCGTCATCCGTTATCAGCAGCGGGAGCCGGGGCCGATCGTGATCGACTTTGTCAAACAGTGA
- a CDS encoding hemerythrin domain-containing protein, producing the protein MKRCQSLAWLSRQHYAALVLAKHAQRASTDSTEATRQLMAHAVEIFERELEPHFHVEEETLLPLLTAAGETDRVRRTLDEHEELRCLISRLRTGDAASLRRFGDILEAHVRFEERELFAVAESILAPEALAILEMHDLTTGA; encoded by the coding sequence ATGAAACGTTGTCAAAGCCTGGCCTGGCTTTCCCGGCAACACTATGCAGCGCTGGTGCTGGCGAAGCATGCGCAGCGCGCCAGCACGGACAGCACGGAGGCCACGCGCCAATTGATGGCTCATGCTGTCGAAATTTTTGAGCGTGAACTGGAGCCTCACTTTCATGTCGAGGAAGAGACGCTGCTTCCCTTATTGACGGCTGCGGGAGAAACCGATCGAGTCAGGCGCACTCTGGACGAACACGAAGAATTGCGCTGCCTGATCAGCCGGCTCAGGACAGGAGATGCGGCAAGCCTGCGCCGCTTCGGCGACATATTGGAAGCGCACGTCAGATTCGAAGAACGCGAGCTGTTTGCGGTTGCCGAGTCGATCCTGGCACCCGAGGCACTCGCCATTTTAGAAATGCATGACCTAACCACTGGAGCCTGA
- a CDS encoding Yip1 family protein, producing the protein MNILTIPKMILTPRESWLDLEKTRPSLVRLFSFHILPLSALPPLLLYYAGTHYGDTFAAGFGSKPWATIAMVFYLAEVFTVLGMGWIVGQVAAVYRVHVSKRDAYLLAGISPTPLWLSSLALLVPSLAFNVSVALVALMATCILVYQGVYALCHMHEEINAAAITQTVMGAGLIAWALLLLIVVAL; encoded by the coding sequence ATGAACATCCTGACAATTCCCAAAATGATCCTGACACCCAGAGAGAGCTGGCTCGATCTGGAAAAGACTCGGCCGTCGCTGGTGCGCTTGTTCTCGTTCCACATCCTGCCGCTTTCTGCGCTGCCGCCGCTATTGCTCTATTACGCAGGGACACATTACGGTGACACATTCGCCGCCGGGTTTGGCAGCAAGCCGTGGGCAACGATTGCCATGGTCTTTTATCTCGCCGAAGTGTTTACCGTTCTCGGCATGGGATGGATCGTCGGACAAGTCGCGGCTGTTTACAGGGTGCATGTCTCGAAGCGCGACGCCTACCTGCTGGCTGGCATCTCGCCAACGCCGCTGTGGCTGTCGTCCCTGGCATTGCTGGTGCCGAGCCTCGCCTTCAATGTCAGCGTCGCGCTCGTGGCCCTGATGGCTACGTGCATTCTGGTTTACCAGGGAGTCTATGCTCTTTGCCACATGCACGAGGAAATCAACGCCGCAGCGATTACGCAAACCGTGATGGGGGCTGGACTGATTGCATGGGCATTGTTGCTGCTGATCGTTGTGGCGCTTTAG
- a CDS encoding MarR family transcriptional regulator produces MKKSSSRKSVVPGSGQGTTLGKADFEKLSHFRYRLRCFLRLSEDLCQKHGLTQLQYLLLLHVKGFPGRDWATIGELAEKLQAKHNGTVALVDRCEKAGLVKRIARKEDRRQVAVHLQPKGAQLLESLAALHQPELQLLREEFNLPAWGGPAAVEVEP; encoded by the coding sequence ATGAAGAAATCATCGTCAAGAAAATCAGTTGTCCCTGGTTCTGGGCAGGGAACTACCTTGGGAAAGGCAGATTTTGAAAAGCTGTCGCATTTTCGCTATCGCCTGCGTTGTTTCCTGCGCCTGAGCGAGGATTTGTGCCAGAAGCACGGATTGACGCAATTGCAATATTTACTGTTATTACATGTAAAGGGATTCCCAGGACGTGATTGGGCCACCATCGGTGAGCTGGCCGAAAAATTGCAGGCCAAACACAACGGTACTGTTGCTCTCGTCGATCGCTGCGAAAAGGCGGGGTTGGTCAAGCGCATTGCCCGCAAGGAAGATCGTCGCCAGGTTGCAGTGCATCTCCAGCCAAAAGGTGCGCAGTTGCTTGAATCTCTCGCCGCGCTGCATCAACCCGAGCTTCAACTGCTGCGGGAAGAATTCAATTTGCCGGCTTGGGGCGGACCGGCTGCTGTGGAGGTAGAACCATGA
- a CDS encoding RrF2 family transcriptional regulator, whose product MRLTTFSDYSLRVLIYLALDESKLATIPVIAAAYGISENHLMKVVHQLARAGVVKSIRGKGGGIRLARPPEEIRLGQVIRQAEGSAPIVECLGEEKGACCITPTCRLKDILVSAFDALYGVLDEYTLADLVCNHRALKRILIRV is encoded by the coding sequence ATGCGCCTGACCACTTTTTCCGACTATTCCCTGCGGGTGCTGATCTACCTTGCCCTGGATGAATCGAAACTTGCGACCATCCCGGTCATTGCTGCTGCTTACGGGATTTCAGAGAACCATCTGATGAAAGTGGTGCACCAGTTGGCGCGTGCCGGTGTTGTCAAATCGATACGGGGCAAGGGCGGTGGCATCCGCCTGGCCCGGCCGCCGGAGGAAATCCGCCTGGGGCAGGTCATCAGGCAGGCCGAAGGCAGCGCGCCGATCGTCGAGTGTCTCGGCGAGGAAAAAGGCGCCTGTTGCATCACTCCGACTTGTCGTCTAAAAGACATCCTCGTCAGCGCCTTCGATGCGCTCTACGGGGTGCTGGATGAATACACTCTGGCCGACCTCGTCTGCAATCACCGTGCCCTGAAGCGGATCCTGATCCGCGTCTAG
- a CDS encoding DUF2249 domain-containing protein — translation MSSPEAIKTIVDVREIAPRERHPLIFGTFDQLSPGEALMLINDHDPKPLFYQFQAESAGKFTWDYLENGPEVWRVRIGRSQAAAGNSSGH, via the coding sequence ATGAGCAGTCCAGAAGCCATCAAGACCATCGTCGACGTTCGCGAAATCGCCCCGCGTGAGCGCCATCCACTGATTTTCGGCACTTTCGATCAACTGTCGCCCGGCGAGGCGCTGATGCTGATCAACGACCACGATCCAAAGCCGCTGTTCTACCAGTTCCAGGCGGAGTCCGCTGGCAAGTTCACCTGGGACTACCTGGAAAACGGCCCGGAAGTCTGGCGCGTTCGCATCGGACGGTCACAGGCCGCCGCCGGCAATAGCAGCGGGCACTGA
- the yfcF gene encoding glutathione transferase, whose amino-acid sequence MTANILLYVDTRFASPYAMSAFVALHEKGRSFEMATIDLDANANEKPDFATISLTRRVPAIVHNGFSLSESSAIAEYLDQIFPDHPLYPLEPRHRARARQLQAWLRSDLLPIREERPTEVIFYHSTRPRLSAKAQASAEKLFFVAESLLSLDSTNLFGQWCIADVDLALMLNRLVLNGDPVPERLAAYARQQWQRPSVQLWLNQKRPPL is encoded by the coding sequence TTGACTGCGAATATTCTTCTTTACGTTGATACCCGATTCGCAAGTCCATATGCGATGTCGGCCTTCGTGGCCTTGCATGAAAAGGGGCGGTCCTTCGAGATGGCAACAATAGATCTCGATGCCAATGCAAATGAAAAGCCGGATTTCGCCACCATTTCGTTGACCCGGCGGGTGCCCGCTATAGTTCATAATGGCTTCTCCCTTTCCGAATCGTCAGCGATCGCCGAGTATCTCGACCAGATATTTCCGGACCATCCCTTGTACCCTTTGGAGCCACGCCATCGCGCGAGGGCGCGGCAACTTCAGGCCTGGCTTCGCAGCGATCTTCTGCCAATCAGGGAAGAGCGTCCGACTGAAGTGATTTTCTACCATTCAACCAGGCCCCGACTCTCTGCGAAAGCGCAGGCATCGGCAGAGAAGCTGTTTTTTGTTGCAGAGTCGCTGCTTTCTCTCGACTCCACAAACCTGTTTGGTCAGTGGTGCATCGCTGATGTCGATCTTGCGCTTATGCTCAATCGCCTCGTGTTAAATGGTGATCCAGTACCGGAAAGGTTGGCTGCTTATGCAAGGCAGCAGTGGCAACGGCCATCGGTACAGTTGTGGCTCAACCAAAAGCGCCCGCCGCTGTGA
- a CDS encoding efflux transporter outer membrane subunit, protein MNKQIAIALAAVLTGCSMLPDYQRPAPPVAQNWPASAAGTRQATATEWRTFFPDARLQTLIAAALEHNTDMRIAVARVDEARAQFGIARADRIPNINLAASRNAALTPGDLSPTGRPLNSQRYDVDLLMPAFELDFWGRVKSLSDAALASYLATEEARRAFRLSLISDVANAYLALLEFDERVGIARVTLRSREETRTLIGKRREVGLASDLDFLQADGAYETARADLANLLRSRAAADNALVLLTGKMPSELPHGRSLAEQGIVADLAAGLPAEVLLARPDVLAAEQKLIAAHANIAAARAAFLPRITLTATLGTASQALSGLFAAGSRAWSFQPVLGLPLFDAGRTAANVDLAEARQVIAVAEYEKTIQQAFREVADLLAAREQLAVQADALDTAAKTQAQRLKLADARYQNGISSYLEVLDAQRELFTAQQNAVQTRRQLLTAAAQLYQALGGGRNNLH, encoded by the coding sequence ATGAATAAGCAGATCGCAATCGCGCTGGCGGCTGTCCTCACCGGCTGTTCTATGTTGCCGGACTACCAGCGGCCGGCGCCGCCGGTGGCGCAAAACTGGCCGGCATCCGCCGCCGGCACGCGCCAGGCGACGGCAACCGAATGGCGCACTTTCTTCCCCGACGCGCGCCTGCAAACGCTGATCGCGGCAGCGCTTGAGCACAACACCGACATGCGCATCGCCGTCGCTCGCGTCGATGAGGCAAGGGCCCAGTTTGGCATCGCCCGCGCCGACCGCATCCCCAATATCAACCTGGCGGCGAGCCGCAATGCCGCGCTGACACCGGGCGACCTGTCGCCGACGGGCAGGCCGCTCAACAGCCAACGTTATGACGTCGACCTATTGATGCCGGCCTTCGAGCTCGACTTCTGGGGCCGCGTCAAGAGTCTCAGCGACGCCGCCCTGGCGTCTTATCTCGCGACCGAGGAAGCCCGGCGCGCGTTCCGCCTGTCCTTGATTTCCGATGTCGCCAATGCCTACCTGGCGCTGCTCGAATTTGACGAGCGTGTCGGCATCGCCCGCGTCACGTTGCGCAGCCGTGAGGAGACACGCACTCTGATCGGTAAGCGCCGCGAAGTGGGACTGGCTTCGGACCTCGATTTTCTCCAGGCCGACGGCGCCTACGAAACCGCTCGTGCCGATCTCGCCAACCTGCTGCGCAGCCGCGCGGCCGCCGACAACGCGCTGGTCCTTTTGACTGGAAAAATGCCATCGGAATTGCCGCATGGTCGGTCGCTGGCTGAGCAGGGTATTGTCGCAGATCTTGCCGCGGGCCTGCCCGCCGAGGTTCTGCTGGCGCGGCCGGACGTGCTCGCCGCCGAACAGAAACTGATCGCCGCCCATGCCAATATCGCAGCGGCACGGGCCGCCTTCCTGCCGCGGATCACCCTGACCGCGACACTGGGCACCGCCAGCCAGGCGTTGTCCGGTCTCTTTGCCGCCGGCAGCCGTGCCTGGAGTTTCCAGCCGGTGCTCGGCCTGCCGCTGTTCGACGCCGGCCGCACGGCGGCGAACGTTGACCTCGCCGAAGCCCGCCAGGTGATCGCGGTGGCCGAGTACGAGAAGACGATCCAGCAGGCTTTCCGCGAAGTGGCCGACCTGCTTGCCGCGCGTGAGCAACTGGCCGTGCAAGCCGATGCGCTCGACACCGCCGCCAAGACCCAGGCCCAACGCCTGAAGCTGGCCGATGCCCGTTATCAGAATGGCATATCAAGCTACCTCGAAGTTCTTGACGCCCAGCGCGAGCTATTCACTGCGCAACAGAATGCAGTGCAGACGCGAAGGCAGTTGCTAACCGCGGCAGCGCAGTTATACCAAGCCCTGGGCGGTGGACGGAATAACTTGCACTGA
- a CDS encoding trans-sulfuration enzyme family protein codes for MSQQRPGLSTLCIHAGSGGDVHGSPQLPIYNSTTFRFAATADLLDVIEGRKAGSLYTRYGLNPTIQALEEKLAALEGAAAASVFASGMAAASALFLTHGRQGIVCIGDAYGGTLELLTSQLPALGIDTRFLLGHELGRLDDLLAMGPRLVFLETPTNPTLEILDIAAIAAAAHRHRALLAIDNTFATPVNQNPLMLGADIVMHSATKYLGGHSDLVAGALMGSRELLAPVAVWRKNLGQTPAPETAALLSRSLCTLVVRVERQNATAQKLAEAMARHPSVARVYYPGLPEFPGHALAQRQMQGFGGMLTIETHGGGEAARRVADRLELFSLAPSLGGVESLITQPCTTSHHDLTPEERARRNISDAMLRLSVGLEDAEDLIADLNWALRL; via the coding sequence ATGAGCCAGCAGCGTCCCGGCTTATCGACTTTGTGCATTCATGCTGGCTCTGGTGGCGATGTGCATGGCTCGCCGCAGCTGCCGATCTACAATTCGACAACTTTCCGTTTTGCTGCCACGGCCGACTTGCTCGACGTGATAGAAGGCCGCAAGGCCGGCAGCCTCTACACGCGCTACGGTCTCAATCCGACCATACAGGCGCTCGAAGAAAAACTGGCGGCGCTCGAAGGCGCTGCCGCCGCCTCGGTGTTCGCCTCGGGGATGGCGGCCGCCTCCGCGTTGTTTCTAACGCATGGCCGGCAGGGAATCGTATGCATCGGCGATGCCTATGGTGGCACGCTGGAATTGCTGACGAGCCAGCTTCCAGCACTAGGCATCGACACCCGCTTTCTGCTCGGCCACGAACTCGGTCGTCTCGATGATTTGCTGGCAATGGGTCCGCGGCTGGTGTTCCTGGAAACGCCAACCAATCCAACGCTGGAGATTTTGGACATCGCGGCAATTGCCGCGGCGGCGCATCGTCACCGCGCGCTGCTGGCGATCGACAATACTTTCGCAACGCCGGTCAATCAGAACCCTCTGATGCTCGGCGCGGACATTGTCATGCACAGCGCGACCAAATATCTGGGCGGCCACAGCGACCTTGTTGCAGGGGCGCTGATGGGCAGCCGAGAACTGCTTGCTCCCGTCGCCGTCTGGCGCAAGAATCTCGGCCAGACGCCTGCGCCGGAAACCGCAGCACTGTTGTCGCGCAGCCTATGCACGCTGGTCGTGCGCGTGGAACGGCAGAATGCCACGGCGCAGAAACTGGCCGAGGCCATGGCGCGTCATCCATCGGTGGCCAGAGTGTATTACCCCGGCCTGCCGGAATTCCCCGGCCATGCGTTGGCGCAAAGGCAGATGCAAGGGTTCGGCGGCATGCTGACCATCGAAACACATGGCGGCGGAGAAGCAGCGCGGCGTGTCGCCGATCGCCTGGAATTATTTTCTCTGGCGCCGAGTCTGGGCGGGGTGGAAAGTCTGATCACGCAACCGTGCACGACTAGCCATCACGACCTGACGCCGGAGGAGCGCGCCCGTCGCAACATCTCTGATGCCATGCTGCGGCTTTCGGTAGGACTGGAAGATGCCGAGGATCTGATCGCCGACCTTAATTGGGCATTGCGGTTGTAG
- a CDS encoding PAS domain S-box protein, which translates to MSVSTQPDIYRLIVEQMADAIIYADTEGIIRGWNAAAEALFGYPRGEITGQKLDLIIPERLRAAHWTGFDRAMARGATQHGGRAIVTRSLTSAGDTIYVEMSFAVVNDGEGKTIGAVAMARDATQRHHDDRTLREQLAALQKLHSDASA; encoded by the coding sequence ATGAGCGTAAGCACACAGCCTGATATCTATCGTTTGATCGTCGAGCAAATGGCAGATGCCATCATCTATGCGGATACGGAAGGAATCATTCGTGGCTGGAATGCGGCTGCAGAAGCGCTCTTTGGTTATCCGAGGGGCGAGATAACCGGCCAGAAACTGGATCTGATTATTCCGGAGCGGCTACGGGCAGCGCACTGGACGGGGTTTGATCGCGCCATGGCACGTGGCGCCACACAGCATGGCGGGCGAGCTATTGTTACCCGCTCCCTGACGAGTGCTGGAGATACGATATACGTCGAGATGAGCTTTGCCGTTGTTAATGATGGAGAAGGCAAGACGATCGGGGCAGTTGCCATGGCTCGAGATGCGACGCAACGTCATCACGATGACAGGACGCTGCGCGAACAACTTGCAGCGCTGCAAAAATTGCATTCAGACGCTAGCGCTTAA
- a CDS encoding metal-sulfur cluster assembly factor: MANSESAPDPDEIRNALLQVVDPEAGMNIVDLGLIYRIEVAADMVTVEMTMTSPACPMGDMITAEVEQVLRELLPDSVRCDVRLVWSPAWDPSLMSEQARQHFGW; the protein is encoded by the coding sequence ATGGCCAATAGCGAATCCGCGCCTGATCCTGATGAGATCCGCAATGCGTTGCTACAAGTCGTCGATCCCGAGGCAGGCATGAACATCGTCGATCTCGGGTTGATCTATCGCATCGAGGTCGCTGCCGACATGGTGACGGTCGAGATGACCATGACCTCTCCCGCATGCCCAATGGGAGACATGATCACCGCCGAAGTCGAGCAGGTTTTGCGGGAGTTACTGCCCGACTCCGTTCGATGCGATGTTCGCCTCGTCTGGTCGCCAGCCTGGGATCCTTCATTGATGAGCGAACAAGCCCGGCAGCATTTCGGCTGGTGA
- a CDS encoding efflux RND transporter permease subunit, with protein MLAKFFIDRPIFAWVIAIIIVLAGSLALKKLPVSAYPQVAAPSIAFNITYPGASAQVVEDTVTTLIEQEMNGIEHLLYMEAASELGVGTLTLTFEPGTNLDNASVEAQNRYKRVEARLPEDVRRLGVPVTKPQRNYLMFVTLFSPDKSLDSVALGSFAAANVLDQVRRVPGVGEAILFGTEYSMRIWLKPQQLNAYNLAPADVARALRAQNVQLATGEMGQAPASAGQQFNAVIVTRGRLATPEEFGNVIVRARPDGSTVRVKDVARVELGAQDYNIFARMDGQPTAAIAVRVAPDGNAMEVAKAVQARMTELSHYFPKGITWAVPYDTSRFVEISITEVLYTLAEAMILVFLVMYLFLENFRATLIPAVVVPVALMGALGGLYVLGYSINVLTMFAMVLAIGIVVDDAIVVVENVERIMTEEGLPPREATRKAMGQIFSAIIGITLVLMAVFVPMAFFGGSVGAIYRQFAVTLVLTMTFSALMALTLTPAMCATILKHAPGKELLPTRGFFGIFNRAFRRTSTGYHSAVERILRRTGRWLFIYAAIIIGVVWLFAHLPGSFLPEEDQGYFINMIQLPPGATQERTLEVVKQVEDFYLKQTDVVDHVIGVVGFSFFGRGQNSAVTFVRLKDWDDRKDEKSGANAVIQRANMALFRIKQAFILAVNVPPIPELGAVGGFDFRLQDRAGLGRDKLMEGRNMALGLAAQNPALAGVRPEGQEPAPQLMLDIDQAKAQALSIDMANLNDTLQSALGVSYINDFVRQGRILRVQMQAEKDLRADPTEILRLPLKNTRGEMVPLSEIAHPRWVVGLPKLDRYNGNPAFKLSGGPAPGYSTGEAMAAMESIAAKLPPGMGFDWSGTSFEERLSGSQAPFLFGLSMLVVFLALAALYESWSIPFAVILVVPLGLLGALLAVTLRGLPNDVFFKVGLIAIIGLSSKNAILIIEFARRLHEDGMDLVAATLEACRLRFRPILMTSLAFILGVLPLAISTGAGAQSRHAIGTGVMGGMIGATVLAVFLVPVFFVVVRRIFPGKPHQEHADE; from the coding sequence ATGCTCGCCAAGTTTTTCATCGACCGGCCGATTTTTGCCTGGGTGATCGCCATCATCATTGTGCTGGCCGGCAGCCTGGCGCTGAAGAAGCTGCCGGTATCCGCCTATCCGCAAGTGGCGGCGCCTTCGATCGCATTCAACATCACCTATCCCGGCGCTTCGGCCCAGGTGGTCGAGGACACGGTGACTACCCTGATCGAACAGGAGATGAACGGCATCGAGCACCTGCTCTACATGGAAGCGGCGTCGGAACTCGGCGTCGGCACCCTGACGCTGACTTTCGAACCCGGCACCAACCTCGACAACGCCTCGGTCGAAGCGCAGAACCGCTACAAGCGCGTCGAGGCGCGCCTGCCTGAGGACGTGCGCCGGCTCGGCGTGCCGGTGACCAAGCCGCAGCGCAACTACCTGATGTTCGTCACGCTGTTCTCGCCCGACAAGAGTCTTGACAGCGTTGCGCTCGGCAGCTTCGCCGCCGCCAACGTACTCGACCAGGTCCGCCGCGTACCCGGGGTCGGCGAGGCGATCCTGTTCGGCACCGAGTATTCCATGCGCATCTGGCTGAAGCCGCAGCAGTTGAATGCCTACAACCTGGCGCCGGCCGATGTCGCCCGCGCCCTGCGCGCCCAGAACGTGCAGCTCGCCACCGGCGAAATGGGCCAGGCACCCGCCAGCGCCGGCCAGCAGTTCAACGCCGTGATCGTCACGCGCGGCCGGCTGGCTACGCCAGAGGAATTTGGCAATGTCATCGTACGGGCGCGGCCCGACGGTTCCACGGTGCGCGTCAAGGATGTCGCGCGCGTCGAACTCGGCGCCCAGGACTACAACATCTTTGCCCGCATGGATGGCCAGCCGACAGCGGCCATTGCGGTGCGCGTCGCTCCCGATGGCAACGCCATGGAAGTCGCAAAGGCCGTTCAGGCCAGGATGACGGAACTGTCGCACTACTTTCCGAAGGGAATTACCTGGGCCGTGCCCTACGACACCTCGCGTTTCGTCGAGATTTCGATCACCGAGGTACTCTACACGCTGGCCGAGGCGATGATCCTGGTGTTCCTGGTGATGTACCTGTTCCTTGAAAACTTCCGCGCCACCCTGATCCCGGCCGTTGTCGTGCCAGTGGCCCTGATGGGCGCGCTCGGCGGCCTCTATGTGCTCGGCTACTCGATCAACGTGCTGACCATGTTCGCCATGGTACTGGCAATCGGCATCGTCGTCGACGATGCCATTGTCGTTGTGGAAAACGTCGAGCGCATCATGACCGAGGAAGGACTGCCGCCGCGGGAGGCAACGCGCAAGGCGATGGGGCAGATTTTTTCCGCCATCATCGGCATTACCCTGGTGCTGATGGCGGTGTTCGTGCCGATGGCCTTCTTTGGTGGTTCCGTCGGCGCCATCTACCGCCAGTTCGCGGTCACCCTGGTGCTGACCATGACCTTCTCGGCCCTGATGGCGCTGACGCTGACGCCGGCCATGTGCGCCACCATCCTCAAGCACGCGCCGGGGAAGGAACTGCTGCCCACGCGCGGCTTCTTCGGCATCTTCAACCGCGCCTTTCGTCGTACCAGCACCGGCTATCATTCCGCCGTCGAACGGATACTCCGGCGCACCGGCCGCTGGTTGTTCATCTATGCTGCCATCATTATCGGTGTCGTCTGGCTGTTCGCCCACCTGCCCGGCAGCTTCCTGCCCGAGGAAGACCAGGGCTACTTCATCAACATGATCCAGTTGCCGCCGGGCGCCACCCAGGAGCGCACGCTCGAAGTGGTCAAACAGGTCGAGGACTTTTACCTCAAGCAGACCGACGTAGTCGACCACGTGATCGGCGTCGTCGGCTTTTCCTTCTTTGGCCGCGGCCAGAATTCCGCGGTGACCTTTGTTCGCCTTAAAGACTGGGACGACCGCAAGGATGAGAAGAGTGGCGCCAACGCGGTAATACAGCGCGCCAACATGGCGCTGTTCCGCATCAAACAGGCCTTCATCCTGGCCGTCAACGTGCCGCCGATTCCGGAACTCGGCGCCGTCGGCGGTTTCGACTTCCGTCTCCAGGACAGGGCCGGGCTTGGTCGCGACAAGCTTATGGAGGGACGCAATATGGCGCTCGGTCTGGCCGCGCAAAATCCAGCCCTGGCCGGCGTACGGCCCGAAGGTCAGGAACCGGCGCCGCAACTCATGCTGGATATCGACCAGGCCAAGGCACAGGCGCTGTCGATCGACATGGCCAACCTTAACGACACCCTGCAATCGGCGCTCGGCGTCTCCTATATCAACGACTTCGTGCGCCAGGGCCGCATCTTGCGCGTGCAGATGCAGGCCGAGAAGGACCTGCGTGCCGATCCGACAGAAATCCTGCGGCTGCCGCTGAAGAACACGCGCGGCGAGATGGTCCCGCTGTCCGAAATTGCCCACCCGCGCTGGGTGGTCGGATTGCCCAAGCTTGACCGCTACAACGGCAACCCGGCCTTCAAGCTTTCCGGCGGACCGGCGCCCGGCTACAGTACCGGCGAAGCCATGGCGGCGATGGAGAGCATCGCCGCAAAACTGCCGCCGGGCATGGGTTTCGACTGGTCGGGCACCTCGTTCGAAGAGCGGCTTTCAGGTAGCCAGGCGCCTTTCCTCTTTGGACTCTCAATGCTGGTCGTCTTCCTCGCGCTGGCCGCGCTCTACGAGAGCTGGTCGATTCCCTTCGCGGTGATCCTGGTGGTGCCGCTCGGCCTGCTCGGCGCACTGCTGGCGGTGACGCTGCGCGGATTGCCCAACGACGTGTTTTTCAAGGTCGGCCTGATTGCCATCATCGGCCTCTCCAGCAAGAATGCCATCCTGATCATCGAATTCGCGCGCCGGCTGCATGAGGACGGCATGGATCTTGTCGCGGCGACGCTGGAAGCCTGCCGCCTGCGCTTCCGGCCGATCCTGATGACCTCGCTTGCCTTCATCCTCGGCGTGCTGCCGCTGGCGATTTCTACCGGCGCCGGCGCCCAGAGCCGTCACGCCATCGGCACCGGCGTCATGGGCGGCATGATCGGCGCCACGGTGCTGGCAGTCTTCCTCGTGCCCGTGTTCTTCGTCGTCGTGCGCAGGATTTTCCCCGGCAAGCCGCATCAGGAGCATGCTGATGAATAA